The DNA segment CTTCTATTTGCTCTCATCCTGCCGCTCGGGGCGATGGCCGGCCTGTTTCATCACAGCAAGGCGCAAAATCCGCTGGCCAATTTGGATTCCAAACAGCCCGATAAAGTCCTGTTCGACCGCTCCATGGACTTCATGAAGCACAGCAAGTACGATCAGGCGCGCATCACGTTGCAGACTCTTATCAATACCTATCCCGATTCAGAATATATCGCGCGCGCCAAGCTGGCCATCGGCGACGCCTGGTACGCAGAAGGCGGCACCACTGGCCTGGCTCAGGCAGAGATCGAATATAAGGATTTCATCACCTTCTTCCCCAACATGCCGGAAGCCGCAGAAGCGCAGCTCAAGGTCGCCAATATCCATTACCGGCAGATGGAAAAAGCAGACCGTGATTTTACTCATGCCAAGCGCGCCGAAGAGGAATACCAGCAGTTAATTTTGCAGTTCCCCGACAGCAAGCTTGTGCCGCAGGGGAAGCAGCGGCTGCGCGAGGTGCAGGAAGTTTTAGCAGAGAGGGAATTCGGCATTGGCAAGTTCTATTACATGCATGAATCCTGGCCAGCCGCCATTGCCCGCCTGCAAACTGCAGTGGATACCTACCCCTTGTACAGCAAAGCTCCGGAAGCACTCTATACACTAGGCGACATCTACGAAAAAGAAATTCAGCGCACGCGCGATGCCCGAGGATTACAGGAAGTCCTTAAAGGAAAGCTGATCCAGGATTTCAGCAACAAGGCGACTGAAGCTTATTCCCGTATCGTTTTGCACTACCCAATGACTCAACGCGCCAGCGATGCCAAGCGCCGTCTGCAGGCCCTGGGGCGCCCCATACCTACTCCCTCGTCGGACGCAGTTGAACAGGATAAAGCCATTGAGGCCAGCCGCTCTGGCCCGGGGCGTATTGACAAAGTTATGAGCAATTTCCGTCGCTCTCCTAATGTGAAGCAGGCGGCCCACGCGGGCGAACCTACGATGACATCTCCGCAGGAAACCAGCGCGGTAGCTGTCGTCCGCGAAACCACCGACGCCCTTAAGAGCGACGTTTCGTTGGAAATCCGTAATGGTGCCCCCACGAAAAATGATGCCGCGCCCAACTCCAATTCGCAGAATTCACCTGCGCCTGAAACTCCGGCACCGGCTCCGCAGCAACAGCCCGTCTCAAGTCCTGCTCAGTCGACGCCTGCGACTCCTGACACCGGAATTCCCGAATTAAAGCCCATAGAACCCGGGACATCGCAAGCGCCCCCGTCACAGGCTGGTTCTGCACCAACCACGACTTCAAACACGCAAAGCCAGCCCGCAGCCCCGGCGCCCGCACCCGCACAGGTCAACGACGCGAGCAACCCAGAAAACGGCTCGGCTCAGCAGAGCAATGCTCAATCTCAAGATCAGACTGGGGGTTCTTCCTCCAGCAAGAAAGGGAAGAAGAAAGGACACAAACAGTAATTCCGTTTTAAGCCGAAATAATAAGTGTTTTCTCCTGAGCTCCCCCCGCTCTAGCCGGTTTATAATGGGTCAATCGCCGGGGATGTTGCCCTTTAAGGTGCCGTCCTCATTGACTTGCGACCCAATAAACAGTAACGTTTCATTCACGCTCCCCGCCTTATTAAGGATTAATCGTTGTGGCGCTAAAGATTTTATTGGCCGACGACAGCATGACTGCCCAAAATATGGGCAAGAAAATTCTCACGGAAGCAGGCTATGAAGTTGTGGCTGTTTCCAATGGTGCTGCTGCCGTTAAGAAAATTGCCGAAACAAAACCCGATGTAGTGGTGCTCGACGTGTACATGCCGGGCTATACCGGCCTGGAAGTGTGTGAGCGCGTAAAAAGCGCTATCGAGACCACGAAGATTCCTGTCCTGCTCACTGTCGGCAAGATGGAACCCTTCAGGCCCGAGGAGGGCGCTCGCGTCAAGGCCGACGGCGTTATTGTGAAGCCGTTCGAGGCCAGCGATCTGCTCGCCGCTGTGCAGAAGCTTGAGCAGCGGATCAATTCCTCAAACTCCAAGGCCGGCCCTGCCAAGGTGGTGGTGACTCCTGCGCAACCCCCGTCCGATGAACCGCCAGAATACGAACGCACCCTGAAGATCAAAACTCCTGTTTTCGACGAAAAAGACGAGAGTTATCAGACATGGAAATCGGCCACGGCTGCGGCGGATGAGCCAGCGCCCCAAGTGCCGGTCACGGGCGAACTCCCAGAAGAAGATTTCCCTTCGGCCGCGGCCGAGCCGCATACCGTCAATGTTCCCACTGAAATGCGAGCTTCGCCTGCAATGGGCATGGAGCATCTTGGTAATGAGGTCACGCCCGACGCCGAACAGACCACCACGGAGCTGCTGGAACGCAACACGGCTTACCTGGAAAGATCAACCAGTGAAATCAATCCCTACCAGATCATGGAGGAAGGCGTTGATGATGAATCCACACCGAAATCTGGTGTAGGAAGGTTCTTCTCAAAAGCCAAAAGCTGGTTCGGCGGCGCCAGTGCACTGGAAGGACTTGAGGGAGAAGAAGGAGCAACCGCTACAGCCCACGACGAAAGCGAAGCTGAAACAATAACCTTGTCTCATGGAGCCGTAGAAGAGACCATGGAGACTCTGGCTCCAACTCCACGTCCTGGGCCATCGTCTGCGCATGAGCACGAAGCTGCTCCCGTGCATACTGTAGGTTCCGCGCACGACATAGACATGGAGACTGCCGCAGATATTCATACGGAATCGAAAGCTGATGTCGCTCCCCACGCCGAAGTTTCCGATCTACACCTCAGTGCGGTGGTGTCTTCCTGGGAACCTCCCCAGCCTGAACCCGCGCCTGCCTCGTATGAACCGGAATTGGAAGTCGTTCCATCTTCAGCCCAAGAACACATTCCCTCTGGTACAGTCCCGGATTTAGAGGTCACAAGCCAGCCATCTACCCGTGATGTGCCCGCCGGCGCGACTGGCGATTCCATGCTGGTGACCGATGTTAATGAGATGTCAGCTCAATTCCCAACACGGTTCGGTGTAAAAGATGCCGAGCCGGTTCCGGTGGGCAACGCCGCTGATTATCCTGAACTTTACGGACACACAAGCGGAACGGTGGAAGAGCACGCCAGCATTGAGGATACCCAGGAGATTGACCCACCCGCGGAATTAAGGGAACAGCCCGAGACAGCGGGACATACGCAGGATTTTGAAGCACAGGTCGCCTCCGCAATAGGTTCCAAGTGGTCAGAAGATGCCGCTGCGCAAGCTGATGCGGGGCTTCCTCATACCCACGAAGCTGCTCTTTCCGGATGGTCGGCAGAAGAAACCCATCTTGAAGAAAATGAAATCGGGGTCTCGTTGCATGAGGAAATGCAACAGCAATTCTCCGGGGAGCATACCACCGTAGAGCACGAGCTGGACCCGTCTCATTCATTGGAGCCCACTGCGGCCGCTCCGCCCCAAGCCGCTGCTCCGGAAAACGGGCCCGATGCCCAATTGGCAGCCGCGATGGCTGCTGCTATGGGAACAGAGGTCACCCCTGCGCTGACTGAGGCCGTACATCAGGCGTTTACAGGCGACGCAACCATAGCCCTGGATAAGCATACTGCTGTGATCGCTGAGATTGTTCATCGCGTGACCGAGCGTATGAAACCCGAACTGGTAGCAGAAATCGCGCGTGAGCTCGCCTTAGAGGTCAAGAAAGAAAAGAAAAAAGAGTAGAACAACCGGGTACAGACGCGAAGTCATACGCGCACGAATTTTTGCCTTCCTTAAACTAATCCAAACAGTAGGTGGAATTCCTTGCAAAAATACTTCTGCAAAAGTAGGAAAGATTTTGAAGGGAATATATTTTTTACTTCTTAGATGCCATCACTCGATCCACAATGCGTTCCATACTGGGGATAAAAGTCCCACCCAACTCTTCGGATTCTTCTCCTGATAGCACGTGGTTCCAGCGCTGCAGAATGGGTTTGGGAGCAAACTGCGCTTGTTCGGTGATGCGAGCTGGTTCGGGGGAAAATATGTATACTGCCCAGGTTACGACAGCAACGTTGTAGCAGACGATCAAGAGCATGTTGTACATTGGATGCCAACTCACCCCTAACTGAGCACGCAGACTATTCAGAATCAAATGTGCAGAAGCATTAAACCCAAATCCTAAGGCAACACCGAAGCTGTGATGTTTCCAAGTCATGCCCAGTCGGGAAGAGTACATTAGCAGGAATAACAGCAAGCCACCTTGGATAAGCAGTACCCCGCGTTCGACCGCCATGATTCCTAAGGTTATACGGTATGTATTTCCAGCCGTGGAAGTAATTACCATGACAATGGCGGCTACTAACAAAACCATGCAAGCCCAGCGAAAAATAACCCGGGAAAAATCACGCAGTGCTGCAAAGGGGCGGAAGGCATTGTCAAAAATTTCATAGATTACCGCAAACCCGAGCATCGCACCGACTGCTATGCAGGTCCAATAAGCGTAAAAATAGGCCGGCTTGTTTCTCAACTGAAACACCACAAAAAGGCCTATGCTGCTTAAAACCTGAAAAACAGTGTAGTGAAAAAAGAAGGGTAATTCTTCCCGCAATTTACGGTGCACCATCATGTAGGCTATGGCGCCCTGGATGATCATGGGAATGATCCACAGTACGTAATAAAGTTTAGGGGCAAGCAACATGACTCATTTCCCGCCAGTAAGCACACCGCACCATCAACTGCCGAACCAGGAAGCGTATCTTAACATCTCGATCTGGCAGCCTACAAGTGAATTCTGATTGTCCAAATTACTTCGGAGGGATCAGACTAAGCGATGTTGCACACACCTCCATAGGTGCGCAAGTCGGCACCGGACCATCATGCGGCTGCGGCAACGCAGGATTTAGGCTTGCTGCTGAAGTAGCCTTCACGGGCGTGCTGAGGCCATAGAACAATCCAACCAGTACGAATAAAGTAATAACAATCATTAAAGCTTTTTGTGTGAAGTTTTTCATGCGAGGTCTCCTCAAGAATTTTTTTAAAAGTTTTGGCGGGCCCTTTGCAGGGCAACTGAGTATAGGGGCCGAATGGTCCATTGGTGTCATTACATTCGGCGTGTCTGGCTACATGCATCCGAGCATGTACTAACGTAACCAAACGGTCGGAATTGTAATCGTTGGGCCGCTCTTTACGCCAGCGTTAAATTACGCTGCGCGAAGGATTGCCTGCGGCGAGTGGCTTCGGTTGCTGCATCGCACAACGGGATTTGTATTCACATCACCCTGAATTCATTTGAGTCATTCGAGTTCTCAATCTCTCCAATGGGTCCTCGCACCGTACAACGTTTTGTGAAAAATTGGCTGTGATTTCGGATTTATTTTACGCAAATATGGTTTATTTTCAGAGGTTGGATGGCGTCCTCAAAAGCAGAAAGACTCCGGTCGTTATGGTATAATTCCAATTGAGCAACCATCTACTAAGTGACTTTAATATCAACAACTTAACTTGAAGTCGGTGCGATCTTGATAGTAGGCGCACAGTACCCTTGCTCCGCGTAAAGAACGTTATCGGAGACCCTCAAAGCATGGCTTCCAATTCCAAAGTGACGGCAGTGGCAACCACAAAAGAAAACACCAAAGCGAAGAAATCCAGCGGTGAAAACGGCCAGGGAGACTACACCGCCGAATCTATCAAGGTCCTGGGCGGCATGGAGGCGGTGCGCAAGCGCCCGGCGATGTACATCGGCTCGACCGGCGAAATGGGTCTGCATCACTTGGTGTATGAAGTCGTGGACAACTCCGTAGACGAAGCCCTCGCCGGATTTGCCGACAAGATTGACGTCACCATCCACATTGATAACTCAATCACAGTCGTGGACAACGGGCGCGGCATCCCCGTGGATGACATGGTGATTGATGACGAAAAACTCTCCGCCGCACAGGTGGTCATGACCAAGCTGCACGCTGGCGGAAAGTTTGACTCTTCCACCTACAAAGTCTCCGGCGGATTGCACGGCGTGGGCGTAAGCGTAGTCAATGCACTTAGCTATCAGCTCGACCTGGAGATCTGGCGCGACGGGCACGTGTGGGAGCAGACCTACAGCCAAGGCGAGCCCACCAGCAAACTTAAGAAGACCGGGACTACAAAGAAGCGCGGCACCAAAGTGCACTTCGTTCCCGATAAAAGCATTTTTACCACCACCGAGTACAACTTCGATACTCTGGCGCAGCGCCTGCGCGAGCTGGCCTTTCTCAACAAGGGCCTGCTCATTACGCTAACCGATGAGCGCAACACCGATTCCAAGTCGGGCGCCGCCAAGAGCCATGAGTTCAAGTACACCGGCGGCATTGCCGAATTCATCAAGCACCTGAACCGCGGCAAGCAGGTACTGCACGACAAGCCCATTTACATGGAAGCTGAGCGCGACGGCGTGGCCATGGAAATCGCACTGCAATACAACGACGGTTACTCGGAAACTGTCTTCTGCTTCGCCAACAACATCAATACGGTCGATGGCGGCACGCACCTTTCTGGCTTCCGCACCGCGCTCACCCGCACCATCAACTATGCCGGACAGCAACTCGGACTGTTCAAAGATGTAAAAGAAAACCTCACGGGCGACGATGTGCGCGAAGGCCTGGTGGCGGTGATCAGCGTGAAGCTGTCGCAGCCGCAATTTGAAGGGCAGACCAAAGGCAAGCTCAACTCCGATATTGCCGGCATCGTGCAGGCTTTTGTAAACGAGAAATTGGGGGCATTTTTTGAGCAGCACCCGCCCGTGGCACGCAAGATCATCAATAAGGCCATTGAAGCCGCGCGCGCGCGCGAGGCCGCCCGCAAGGCCCGCGACCTGACGCGACGTAAAGGCGCGCTCGATGGGGGAGGCCTGCCAGGCAAGCTGGCCGACTGCTCGGAGCGCGATCCTAACCGCTGCGAGCTGTTCCTGGTGGAGGGCGAATCCGCCGGCGGAACCGCCAAGCAGGGACGCGACCGGCGATTCCAGGCCATCCTGCCGCTCAAGGGCAAAATCCTGAACGTGGAGAAAGCCCGTTACGACAAGATGCTGGGGCACGAGGAAATCCGCGCCATGATTACTGCGGTGGGCACCGGGATTGGCAAAGACGACTTCGATCCCAGCAAGCTGCGTTACGGCAAGATCATCCTCATGACCGATGCTGACGTGGATGGCTCGCACATCCGCACGCTGCTGCTTACTTTCTTCTTCCGCCACATGCAGGAGTTGCTGAAGCGCGGGCACGTCTTCATTGCGCAGCCGCCGTTGTACTCCATCAAAAAAGGCAAATCGCAGCAGTACATCAAAGACGACCGCGAGTTCGTGAAGGTCATGGTCAAGCGGGCCTCCGAGGGCATGGTGGTGCGCTACGGCGAGGGTGCGGCCAAGCTGGAAGGCGCTCCGCTCACCAAGTTTATGACCACCTTGAACGAATACCTGAGCTTCTTCGACAAGGTGGATAAGCGCTTGCGCGACGCGCGGGTCACCGAACTGCTGCCCAGGCTGGGGTTCAGCGCACGCACTGATTTTGAAGGGGAAAAGAAGACCCCGCCAAAGAAAATCCTGCAGCTCGAAAAGCAGCTCAAGGGCCTGGAGAAATCCAACGGCGTAAAAGAGATCAGCCTGCAATTCGATGCCGAGCACAACCTGTGGGAGGCGCATTTTACCGACGCGCAGGGCGCCGAGCGCAAGATCAACTGGGAACTGGCTTCTACGCCTGAATACCGCCAGATGATCTCCAAGCACAAGCAGATCCAGGAGTTTATGGAACCGCCCTTCGTGGTGGAAACCATCGGCCGCTCGGCTGCAACCGCGCAAGAAGGCGAAGCGGATGAAGAATTAAGCGAAACCGAGCGCGAAGCCCTGGCCAAAGCCGGTGTCACGGAAAAAGAAAAGAAGGCGGCCAAACCTGCGGCGGGCAAAAAGAAATCGCCTGTAGAAACGGTAGAGAAGCAGTCAGCGCGCGAGCTGTTCGATTACGTGCTGAACCAGGGGAAAAAGGACTTCACAGTGCAGCGCTACAAAGGGCTGGGCGAGATGACGGCTCCGCAGTTGTGGGAGACCACGCTCGATCCGGAAAAGCGCACGCTGCTGACGGTCAAGATGGAAGACCTGGCGGAGTGCGAGACCATTTTCTCGACGCTGATGGGCGAAGACGTAGAGTCACGGCGCAAGTTCATCGAAGAAAATGCCTTGGACGTGAAGAACCTGGACATCTGACGCAAACTTGAAAGCTTGCGTTTTAATCAAAGTTTTCAAGTTAGTTCTCAGTTCCCGGTTCTCAGTTCTCAGTTTTCAGGAAAAGCAAACCCGCAGTCGTTAGTCCCCGGAAACCAAACAACGCTCTTGACCAAGTGTTCTTCGAGGAACACTTTCTGGAACAAGGGATCCTCAGCCTTTGTTCTGAGCAAGATTTAACACAAAGTGCTGACGGATACCCCCGGGCACTTATTTTTTGGCCTCGATGGAAACCAGCTCGACGTCAAAAATGAGGGTGGAACTCGGCGGGATGCCCCGGGTACCGTTTTCTCCGTACGCGAGGTTCCCTGGAATATAGAGTTGCCACTTTGATCCCACGGGCATGAGTTGAAGGGCTTCGGTCCAGCCTTTAATGACTCCGCTGACAGGAAAGCTGATGGGGTGACCATACTTAGATGAGCTGTCAAATTCCGTACCATCGAGAAAGGTGCCCCGGTAGTTGCAGGACACCGTGTCACCCGCAGTTGGCTTGGGGCCAGTGCCCTGGGTCAGTACCTTGTATTGCAATCCGC comes from the Terriglobales bacterium genome and includes:
- the bamD gene encoding outer membrane protein assembly factor BamD; amino-acid sequence: MVRKIFAVLLFALILPLGAMAGLFHHSKAQNPLANLDSKQPDKVLFDRSMDFMKHSKYDQARITLQTLINTYPDSEYIARAKLAIGDAWYAEGGTTGLAQAEIEYKDFITFFPNMPEAAEAQLKVANIHYRQMEKADRDFTHAKRAEEEYQQLILQFPDSKLVPQGKQRLREVQEVLAEREFGIGKFYYMHESWPAAIARLQTAVDTYPLYSKAPEALYTLGDIYEKEIQRTRDARGLQEVLKGKLIQDFSNKATEAYSRIVLHYPMTQRASDAKRRLQALGRPIPTPSSDAVEQDKAIEASRSGPGRIDKVMSNFRRSPNVKQAAHAGEPTMTSPQETSAVAVVRETTDALKSDVSLEIRNGAPTKNDAAPNSNSQNSPAPETPAPAPQQQPVSSPAQSTPATPDTGIPELKPIEPGTSQAPPSQAGSAPTTTSNTQSQPAAPAPAPAQVNDASNPENGSAQQSNAQSQDQTGGSSSSKKGKKKGHKQ
- a CDS encoding response regulator encodes the protein MALKILLADDSMTAQNMGKKILTEAGYEVVAVSNGAAAVKKIAETKPDVVVLDVYMPGYTGLEVCERVKSAIETTKIPVLLTVGKMEPFRPEEGARVKADGVIVKPFEASDLLAAVQKLEQRINSSNSKAGPAKVVVTPAQPPSDEPPEYERTLKIKTPVFDEKDESYQTWKSATAAADEPAPQVPVTGELPEEDFPSAAAEPHTVNVPTEMRASPAMGMEHLGNEVTPDAEQTTTELLERNTAYLERSTSEINPYQIMEEGVDDESTPKSGVGRFFSKAKSWFGGASALEGLEGEEGATATAHDESEAETITLSHGAVEETMETLAPTPRPGPSSAHEHEAAPVHTVGSAHDIDMETAADIHTESKADVAPHAEVSDLHLSAVVSSWEPPQPEPAPASYEPELEVVPSSAQEHIPSGTVPDLEVTSQPSTRDVPAGATGDSMLVTDVNEMSAQFPTRFGVKDAEPVPVGNAADYPELYGHTSGTVEEHASIEDTQEIDPPAELREQPETAGHTQDFEAQVASAIGSKWSEDAAAQADAGLPHTHEAALSGWSAEETHLEENEIGVSLHEEMQQQFSGEHTTVEHELDPSHSLEPTAAAPPQAAAPENGPDAQLAAAMAAAMGTEVTPALTEAVHQAFTGDATIALDKHTAVIAEIVHRVTERMKPELVAEIARELALEVKKEKKKE
- the gyrB gene encoding DNA topoisomerase (ATP-hydrolyzing) subunit B; amino-acid sequence: MASNSKVTAVATTKENTKAKKSSGENGQGDYTAESIKVLGGMEAVRKRPAMYIGSTGEMGLHHLVYEVVDNSVDEALAGFADKIDVTIHIDNSITVVDNGRGIPVDDMVIDDEKLSAAQVVMTKLHAGGKFDSSTYKVSGGLHGVGVSVVNALSYQLDLEIWRDGHVWEQTYSQGEPTSKLKKTGTTKKRGTKVHFVPDKSIFTTTEYNFDTLAQRLRELAFLNKGLLITLTDERNTDSKSGAAKSHEFKYTGGIAEFIKHLNRGKQVLHDKPIYMEAERDGVAMEIALQYNDGYSETVFCFANNINTVDGGTHLSGFRTALTRTINYAGQQLGLFKDVKENLTGDDVREGLVAVISVKLSQPQFEGQTKGKLNSDIAGIVQAFVNEKLGAFFEQHPPVARKIINKAIEAARAREAARKARDLTRRKGALDGGGLPGKLADCSERDPNRCELFLVEGESAGGTAKQGRDRRFQAILPLKGKILNVEKARYDKMLGHEEIRAMITAVGTGIGKDDFDPSKLRYGKIILMTDADVDGSHIRTLLLTFFFRHMQELLKRGHVFIAQPPLYSIKKGKSQQYIKDDREFVKVMVKRASEGMVVRYGEGAAKLEGAPLTKFMTTLNEYLSFFDKVDKRLRDARVTELLPRLGFSARTDFEGEKKTPPKKILQLEKQLKGLEKSNGVKEISLQFDAEHNLWEAHFTDAQGAERKINWELASTPEYRQMISKHKQIQEFMEPPFVVETIGRSAATAQEGEADEELSETEREALAKAGVTEKEKKAAKPAAGKKKSPVETVEKQSARELFDYVLNQGKKDFTVQRYKGLGEMTAPQLWETTLDPEKRTLLTVKMEDLAECETIFSTLMGEDVESRRKFIEENALDVKNLDI